A genomic window from Aquipuribacter nitratireducens includes:
- a CDS encoding DUF5998 family protein: protein MRETRPRGPRRHDGTGPELPAALVRAVERAGYYPAVVADVVRVALAGEEALEHFVHPETTFDEGDEVRRHVTVLVLTPTRLIVAHADDHTEGDGRTTPPGHPEQVPAAATGRTYAMASTEAVPLDRVTAVVVTHVVDRPERYRPGGLPREVTLGVAWGIASRVDLEPAACADPECEADHGYTGSVTGDDLSLRVSADAEGHDAVEEALRFARALSAATSGR from the coding sequence GTGCGCGAGACCCGACCGAGAGGACCCCGCCGCCACGACGGCACCGGCCCGGAGCTGCCCGCGGCGCTGGTGCGGGCGGTCGAGCGCGCCGGCTACTACCCGGCGGTCGTCGCCGACGTCGTGCGGGTCGCGCTCGCGGGCGAGGAGGCCCTCGAGCACTTCGTCCACCCGGAGACGACCTTCGACGAGGGCGACGAGGTGCGCCGCCACGTCACGGTGCTCGTGCTCACCCCCACCCGCCTCATCGTCGCCCACGCCGACGACCACACCGAGGGCGACGGCCGGACCACCCCGCCGGGGCACCCGGAGCAGGTCCCCGCGGCCGCCACGGGCCGCACGTACGCGATGGCGAGCACGGAGGCCGTCCCGCTGGACCGCGTGACGGCCGTCGTCGTCACGCACGTCGTCGACCGCCCCGAGCGGTACCGGCCCGGGGGGCTCCCGCGCGAGGTGACCCTCGGCGTCGCCTGGGGCATCGCGAGCCGGGTCGACCTCGAGCCCGCCGCGTGCGCGGACCCGGAGTGCGAGGCGGACCACGGCTACACCGGCAGCGTCACCGGCGACGACCTCTCGCTCCGGGTCAGCGCCGACGCCGAGGGGCACGACGCGGTCGAGGAGGCCCTCCGCTTCGCCCGCGCCCTGTCGGCCGCGACCTCGGGCCGGTGA